In one window of Gossypium hirsutum isolate 1008001.06 chromosome A01, Gossypium_hirsutum_v2.1, whole genome shotgun sequence DNA:
- the LOC107939375 gene encoding cell number regulator 2 isoform X1, with amino-acid sequence MFNQIPPKYCSTFLISNKFSFSFPVFASIKYLIALVQTTEVLAMASLNPSGYEKFSGSPPKQRQEAATTGIPLSSSNQYSTESCETNARLQTKTRVPWSSGLCDCFSDWRNCCITCWCPCVTFGQIAEIVDKESSSCGVNGALYTLIACVTGCACCYSCFYRSKMRQQYMLKKHPCGDCLVHCCCEYCALCQEYRELKTRGYDLSIGWHGNMEKRIPTSGGRGHEPMKKTDRDRNGISPWLK; translated from the exons ATGTTCAATCAAATTCCCCCAAAGTACTGCTCAACTTTCTTAATTTCCAACAAGTTTTCTTTTAGTTTCCCTGTTTTTGCATCAATTAAATATCTCATTGCTCTAGTACAGACTACAGAGGTTTTAGCCATGGCGTCCCTTAACCCAAGTGGGTATGAAAAGTTTTCAGGGTCACCACCGAAGCAGCGCCAAGAAGCAGCCACAACTGGTATTCCACTTAGCTCCTCAAACCAATACTCCACCGAGAGTTGTGAGACCAATGCCCGTCTTCAGACTAAAACTCGAGTCCCTTGGTCTTCAGGGCTCTGCGACTGCTTCTCTGATTGGAGAAACT GTTGCATCACATGTTGGTGCCCTTGCGTAACTTTTGGCCAGATTGCCGAGATAGTAGATAAAGAATCATCCT CATGTGGAGTGAATGGAGCACTTTACACGCTCATAGCATGTGTGACAGGCTGTGCATGTTGCTACTCCTGTTTTTACCGATCCAAAATGAGGCAACAGTACATGCTGAAGAAACACCCCTGCGGGGATTGCCTCGTCCATTGCTGCTGCGAGTACTGCGCCTTGTGCCAAGAGTATCGCGAGCTTAAAACCCGTGGCTACGACTTATCCATAG gatggcatggaaatatggaaaAGCGGATTCCCACCAGTGGTGGAAGAGGGCATGAGCCGATGAAGAAGACAGACAGAGACAGAAATGGAATATCTCCTTGGTTAAAGTAG
- the LOC107939375 gene encoding protein PLANT CADMIUM RESISTANCE 2 isoform X2, whose amino-acid sequence MKSFQGHHRSSAKKQPQLVFHLAPQTNTPPRVVRPMPVFRLKLESLGLQGSATASLIGETVMSTHFSYQNGCITCWCPCVTFGQIAEIVDKESSSCGVNGALYTLIACVTGCACCYSCFYRSKMRQQYMLKKHPCGDCLVHCCCEYCALCQEYRELKTRGYDLSIGWHGNMEKRIPTSGGRGHEPMKKTDRDRNGISPWLK is encoded by the exons ATGAAAAGTTTTCAGGGTCACCACCGAAGCAGCGCCAAGAAGCAGCCACAACTGGTATTCCACTTAGCTCCTCAAACCAATACTCCACCGAGAGTTGTGAGACCAATGCCCGTCTTCAGACTAAAACTCGAGTCCCTTGGTCTTCAGGGCTCTGCGACTGCTTCTCTGATTGGAGAAACTGTAATGTCAACTCATTTTTCCTACCAAAATG GTTGCATCACATGTTGGTGCCCTTGCGTAACTTTTGGCCAGATTGCCGAGATAGTAGATAAAGAATCATCCT CATGTGGAGTGAATGGAGCACTTTACACGCTCATAGCATGTGTGACAGGCTGTGCATGTTGCTACTCCTGTTTTTACCGATCCAAAATGAGGCAACAGTACATGCTGAAGAAACACCCCTGCGGGGATTGCCTCGTCCATTGCTGCTGCGAGTACTGCGCCTTGTGCCAAGAGTATCGCGAGCTTAAAACCCGTGGCTACGACTTATCCATAG gatggcatggaaatatggaaaAGCGGATTCCCACCAGTGGTGGAAGAGGGCATGAGCCGATGAAGAAGACAGACAGAGACAGAAATGGAATATCTCCTTGGTTAAAGTAG